CTCTGAAGCAGAACGGCGGGGGTCCCTGGCCCGGGTCCCGGCTCTCTCACCATCGCGGGCTCTGGCTGGGCCGGAAAGCGGAAGTGCGGAAGTGGCCGGCCAGCGACGCCTGCCCTTTCTCGAGAAGCGCAGCCGCAGTCTCCGCCCGGACTTCCGGACGATACTATCTCCGCTCCAGAGCGGGGGGAGGAGGATCCTAGGAACACTTAGATCCTTGGCAAGTTTTCCCGCTAGAACTATCATGGTATTGGACTACGGAAGTTGCAAATCGAAACTCAAGCTTTTCCAGGTATCCATATAGTTCTCGCTTATGCCTTTGGCCTTCTTGTCGCCTTAGCCACAATCTCTTCCTATAGTTATGCAATGGTACATCCCAGTCTCAGGTTGGGCACCATATTAGGACAGGGTGAGGAGGTGAATCCTTTCGTTCCTTCCGGTTCTGCGCCCCTATCCTTTCTCCCGGCTCCTCCTACCTGCAGCCCCCGGGACTAACTGCCGCCTGGCGCCGAGATCCCGGCCGCTGAGCCCCGCCCCTAGCCCCAGGCTTTCTAGGGTACGCCCTAAGGGTACCATTCCACCCGCAGTGGCCTTGCTGGCGGTCTGCACCCCCTCTCGGAGCCACAGTGGGATTGCCCGAGCCGTCTCCCCGCCCCCGGGCCAACTGCAGGGGGCCCGCCCATCGCCAGTTCCGGGGCGGTTGCTCCCACCGACCGGAACTCCTCTCCCCCTCCCGCGGCCCCGGGCCGTAGGAGGCAGCAGTGAGGAGGTAGAGGGGGCGGGGGCCGCGTTAGAGGGTACCTAGAGGGCGGGCACGGGGCGACCCATGGGTGAGGCCAGTCATTATAACAGTCCCACTttttctgtgccaggcactgagctgagCTCTTGACGGGCCTCATCTCTTAATCCTCAGAACATCCCAGGGAGGTATGTActgttgttatccccattttacagactgggaaactgaTTCAGAGAGACAAATAGACTTGTCTTCTTTTGTCCCCATTTTACGGATGGAAAAAGATTAAATAACATGTTCAGGGCCACAAGCAGAGAATGGTAAAAGCTGAGCTTAAACTCAGGGCTGCTTGGGTACCCAGCGCACATTCCTGACACTATCAGGGACATAGATAAAGAGAATTGGGTAAGGGGAGGTGGGCAACGGAGAGCATGGGAAGCACAGAAAACTTTGTAAAAATGAGATGCTTGGAAACCAGGAGAGATGAGACAAAAAGGAACAGTGTCAGGAAAACAGGGTACATTGTATTGTTGTGATTAGGGCCACAGACATGAGACttcctgggttcaaactgcaTTTCTGTAAGCTTAGGCCTGTGCCCACCCTTacagagtctcagtttccttgtctgtagaaCAGAGATGACAATGGTTGTTGCTCCTGGGGTTGGGTGATGAATTCCACAAGATAAGCCTATAAGTACTCTGCACCTAGTTTGGTACACAGTGGGTACTCTGTGAGTAGGAGCTGAGCCACCAGCATTGTCAGAAGGTACTGAAATCTGACTTCCTTGTTGAAGCTCTCTCTAGTGGAAGGAGCCCTTGGGCTTTTCTCGTGACAGTTTGTCCCTCGTCAATCCTTACTCTCCAGCTACACAGGGCTCCGTATCCTGGGCCATGAGTGAGCTGAAGGACTGCCCCTTGCAGTTCCATGACTTCAAGTCTGTGGACCACCTGAAGGTCTGTCCCCGCTACACGGCAGTGCTGGCCCGCTCCGAGGATGATGGCATTGGCATTGAGGAGCTGGACACCCTGCAGCTGGAGCTTGAGACTCTGCTCTCCTCTGCGAGCCGGCGCCTACGGGTGCTGGAGGCAGAAACCCAGGTGATACCCCACCTGCTGGACCTTGTCATGGAGCGGGGGGATTGCCAGGGGTGGACTGTGACAAGATAGCAGGATGGGACATTGAGTTAGCTCCACCTGCTGGGGCTTGGGGTACAGGGCCTTATGGGGGTGTGTAGACTAATACAGGACCCAGCACGTTGGGGGTTGGGAGGTAGAAGGATGGGACGTGGGGGTAAGGTAAATGCTTAGTGAATTACAGGTTTTGCAGTTTATGAAGATCATGCACATTCGTGCGTATTGTATCTGCAAGATTGTGCGTGATCCTCATAACTTGCAAGATTTATAATTCACTAAGCAtttattggaaactctggtggcatagtggttaagtgctacggctgctaaccaaggagttggcagttcgaatctaccagacacttcttggaaagtctatgaggcagttctactctgtcctatagggttgctatgagtcaaaatcgactcggtggtaacgggtttgtttttttgtttaagcATTTATTTACCCCCCATTATGAGCTGAAGGAGCCCTTGTAGtgctgtggttaaagcactcggttgctaactgaaagatcagcaggtcgagcccaccagccactcctagggagaaagatgtggcaatctgcttccctaaagatttacagccttggcaaccctaagggacagttttacttggtcctgtagggtcgctgtgagagggaatccactccagggcaatgagtttttttctcgttttgagtcatgtgCTAATAATTAAAGGAGTAATTAAGACAATTCTGGTCCTCAGGCAACTCGCCAGTTAAAGGGTGGGGGAGGTCAGACACGTACCAGATAACATGTTGTAGTTAGGGATACTAGGAGAAACGGAGCAGGGAgatctggatttgaatcctggacTGAGCTCTTGCTACTGTTGTTGCTTCCTAGTTTTGTGACCTTCAAAAAGTTACCTCACGTTTCTGCTGAGCATCCATTTCCCGTCTGCAAAATGGGCTCAGTAACAGGACCTACctaagagcattaaaaaaaaaaaaaaaattttttttttttttagtgaggatAAAAAGAGAATTCTTGCAAGGACTCAGCTCTATGTCTAACACTTAGGAAGCATTTCAAGTGTTAtttattgactctactttgattatttttattcacTATATAAATGTCTCCCAAGTCCTGTGTCCCAGGCACCGTGCCAGATCCTGGGCAATGGAGATAGTGAAGATGAGCTTCCAGTCTCTAGTAGTTTATAATCTAGCTGAAGTGAGAGGGTGTGCCATATTCCAGTATGACCAAGCAACATGTTTGGGTCTGCAGTGGAGGTCTGAAGCACCAGTCTCACAAAGGAGGGGGATGCCATTTCCACTGGGCCTCACAGGATATATAGATGTAACTTGTGGCCCTTGGGAATCCATGATAGATTTTGAGCAGGGCTGTGGCACAGAGTTATATTTGAGCATCTAAGAAGTTGAGTAACTGGTGTGATGAACACTTCCCAGCTGTGGTGACGTTTGAAGTAAAAGGTTGCTGGGAGACTTGCTTGCCTTCGCCAAAAAGTTACCACCAGAATACTTCCCCAGGGTTAACATGTCCTGGGACGTAAACATTTATTTGACtcctttactaaacatgatgtgcCTTGCTTGGGTGAGGCAGAGAGGAGTCAGAATAGAGCTAAACAAGTGAATGGAACAATAAGTATGTGAATAAAGTCCTGTGAGACAAGGGCAGAGAAATGAAATTGGATcgtgaaggatgagtaggaggaTGGTGGAAAGACTTGGAAGCCTTATTGGTTTCTAGATCCTAGTTTATTTATTAGGGAAAATGTCCTTTGTCTTTCCATCTCCCCCTGAGTAATAAGTCTCTGTGAATTTCAGATCCTCACAGACTGGCAGGATAAGAAAGGTGATCGACGATTCCCGAAGCTAGGTCGAGACCATGAACTTGGCGCTCCTCCCAAACATGGAAAGCCCAAGAAGCAGAAACTGGAAGGGAAGGTGGGACATGGGCCAGGCCCTGGCCCTGGGCGGCCCAAATCAAAAAATCTTCAGCCCAAGATCCAGGAATATGAATTCACTGATGACCCCATCGACGTGCCACGGATCCCCAAGAATGACGCCCCGAACAGGTTCTGGACCGGAGGACATAGACGGGACCTCAGGATTCTGGGAGTGGAGGGGTCCAGGGCTGAGGCTGATAGGGCAGGAAGTGCCCATTCAGGATCTGCTTCTCTCCGCAGGTTCTGGGCTTCAGTGGAGCCCTACTGTGCAGATATCACCAGCGAGGAGGTGCGCACGCTAGAGGAGCTACTGAAACCCCCAGAAGATGAGGCTGAACATTACAAGGTAGCAGCCCTGGACCTCAGTAGACATGGTAGAGAGCAAGGATGCGTGAGAGACGCATCAGAGATCAGACATCAAAGACATGTATCACTTTCCTTGTCCAGCCCTGCCCAGCCTCTGTCCCTAAACCCATCCAGACTCCATGCTCGACCTTGACTTTTTCCTTGTGCACGCCTCCCCTCAGCCCCACCCAAGTGGTCTCCACCTCCTGCAGTGTCTACGTCAGTGGAGTCCTCCTTTGTGCCCTCATCCTCTTTCCTTCTGTTTGGTTCAAGCCTTCATCAGTTTTTACCCATACAGCCTCCTAACACCATCCCTACTTTTAGGCTTccaggggctttttttttctttgtataggtataaGGGTTTATTTTTTGTGATGAGAATAAGGCACGTTTCGCTAAATAAAAcgtggaaaatacagagaagttGCGGGGGGGCTCCTATAGGTCACCTGTCATGATGGGATGTGCTCATGACCCAGCCCTGCTGCCAGGCCTCCCCTGGCTCCCACTACCCACAGGGTGAAGTCCAAGTGTCTCATCCTTGgcagcccagccccagccccaatCTTTATTCCTCAGCTACACCCTTCTCTGTGGCTGCGTTCACCACCTCCCCAAGCACCTTGCCCTGGCTCCAGGCTCACACGGGCCTTCAGGGCTCTGGGTCTCTACACGTGCTCTTCCCCACTTGACAGACTGACTCACCCTCAAGGCCCGGATCTTACCAGAACGCTTTTTCAGGGTTTGCAGCGGCAAGTTGGTCTCTCTTTTGTGCCGCCACAGCACGTTAATTATCTCTTACTGATTATCtgaatggttttttaaaaaatctacttGATAAAGCAGTCCATATAGGCAGTAATAAGTTCAAACAATGCAGATGGCAATTTTCTCTCACCCCTCACCCTAAGGCccctggctctcctttctagaaGCCACGGCTGTGACCAGGGACAATCCATGTATGTACACTGTTCTGTGAGTGTACAGATTTTATCTTCCTCATCTCTTCTTACTTATATCTGACACAGGCCCCAGCTCTGGGCTAGGTACTGGGGAAACGAATGAATGaggcaatgaatgaatgaagagctTACTGGCAATGCCCAAGTGCACTGAGAGCCCCCACACACCCCAGGCATGGCTGGCCAGTGTCTACCCCTTGGGGCTGGGTGGGTCTCCCCACAGATCCCACCCCTAGGAAAGCACTACTCCCAGCGCTGGGCACAGGAGGACCTGCTGGAGGAGCAGAAGGATGGTGCCCGGGCGGCGGCTGTGGCTGACAAGAAGAAAGGCCTTATGGGGCCACTGTCCGAATTGGACACTAAAGGTAGGCCCCTCACCTCCCTGCCCACCCCAGGCCAGGACTTGAGGGCCGTATGTGCTGATTCCCAGAACTTCAGCCCACCTGCCCTCCACTTCTCTGCCTGCCCCAGATGTGGATGCCCTGCTGAAGAAATCTGAGGCCCAGCATGAGCAGCCGGAAGATGGGTGCCCCTTTGGCGCCCTGACGCAGCGCCTTCTGCAGGCCCTGGTAGAGGTGAGCACCCCAGCCTAAACAGGAACCATGTTTACTTCctgttagaatttttttaaagtctttgtaAAAGTATGTTATGTGTTTAGAAAAATGCATAGATTATAAACGTACAGCTTGACAAATTTTTACAAATTAGCACACTTATATAACCAACCTTAAGATCACACAATGAAACATCACCAGTATTCTAGAGCCTTCACTCGTGCCCTTCCAGTCTAACCTCCCCAAAGGTAGCCACTA
The window above is part of the Loxodonta africana isolate mLoxAfr1 chromosome 22, mLoxAfr1.hap2, whole genome shotgun sequence genome. Proteins encoded here:
- the TADA3 gene encoding transcriptional adapter 3 isoform X1, encoding MSELKDCPLQFHDFKSVDHLKVCPRYTAVLARSEDDGIGIEELDTLQLELETLLSSASRRLRVLEAETQILTDWQDKKGDRRFPKLGRDHELGAPPKHGKPKKQKLEGKVGHGPGPGPGRPKSKNLQPKIQEYEFTDDPIDVPRIPKNDAPNRFWASVEPYCADITSEEVRTLEELLKPPEDEAEHYKIPPLGKHYSQRWAQEDLLEEQKDGARAAAVADKKKGLMGPLSELDTKDVDALLKKSEAQHEQPEDGCPFGALTQRLLQALVEENIISPMEDSPIPDMSGKESGADGASTSPRNQNKPFSVPHTKSLESRIKEELIAQGLLESEDRPAEDSEDEVLAELRKRQAELKALSAHNRTKKHDLLRLAKEEVSRQELRQRVRMADNEVMDAFRKIMAARQKKRTPTKKEKDQAWKTLKERESILKLLDG
- the TADA3 gene encoding transcriptional adapter 3 isoform X3, with protein sequence MSELKDCPLQFHDFKSVDHLKVCPRYTAVLARSEDDGIGIEELDTLQLELETLLSSASRRLRVLEAETQILTDWQDKKGDRRFPKLGRDHELGAPPKHGKPKKQKLEGKVGHGPGPGPGRPKSKNLQPKIQEYEFTDDPIDVPRIPKNDAPNRFWASVEPYCADITSEEVRTLEELLKPPEDEAEHYKIPPLGKHYSQRWAQEDLLEEQKDGARAAAVADKKKGLMGPLSELDTKDVDALLKKSEAQHEQPEDGCPFGALTQRLLQALVEENIISPMEDSPIPDMSGKESGADGASTSPRNQNKPFSVPHTKSLESRIKEELIAQGLLESEDRPAEDSEDEVLAELRKRQAELKALSAHNRTKKHDLLRMPAWGSGWAQFGRGRS
- the TADA3 gene encoding transcriptional adapter 3 isoform X2; protein product: MSELKDCPLQFHDFKSVDHLKVCPRYTAVLARSEDDGIGIEELDTLQLELETLLSSASRRLRVLEAETQILTDWQDKKGDRRFPKLGRDHELGAPPKHGKPKKQKLEGKVGHGPGPGPGRPKSKNLQPKIQEYEFTDDPIDVPRIPKNDAPNRFWASVEPYCADITSEEVRTLEELLKPPEDEAEHYKIPPLGKHYSQRWAQEDLLEEQKDGARAAAVADKKKGLMGPLSELDTKDVDALLKKSEAQHEQPEDGCPFGALTQRLLQALVEENIISPMEDSPIPDMSGKESGADGASTSPRNQNKPFSVPHTKSLESRIKEELIAQGLLESEDRPAEDSEDEVLAELRKRQAELKALSAHNRTKKHDLLRVADVQNSKRELALLSHSLLSTYYVPGCIAINLQVLK